One Leishmania major strain Friedlin complete genome, chromosome 29 DNA segment encodes these proteins:
- a CDS encoding conserved hypothetical protein (previous protein_id=AAZ09517.1) — MTGYSVFSRRRELPRKPIIRRTRSWRGIMQVRFNDSRADRNKIGVQAFFWAPARIFGLGLFATCSLYYLMGHDSFMHTLLGYESEMQYEARVNPITEGQSQSFMILDRDRAWKSPVRNLEKPLHPVREFDVLRDPKST, encoded by the coding sequence ATGACTGGCTACTCTGTCTTTTCCCGGCGGAGGGAGCTGCCTCGCAAGCCGATTATTCGACGCACCCGCAGCTGGCGCGGCATTATGCAGGTCCGCTTCAACGACAGCCGCGCAGACCGCAACAAGATCGGCGTGCAGGCGTTCTTCTGGGCACCGGCGCGCATCTTTGGCTTGGGTCTTTTCGCCACCTGCAGCCTCTACTACTTGATGGGCCACGACAGCTTCATGCACACACTACTAGGCTACGAGTCGGAGATGCAATACGAGGCACGCGTCAACCCCATCACGGAGGGACAGTCGCAGAGCTTCATGATTTTAGATAGAGACCGCGCCTGGAAGTCGCCGGTGCGGAACTTGGAAAAGCCACTGCATCCGGTGCGCGAGTTtgacgtgctgcgcgatccCAAGTCGACTTGA
- a CDS encoding putative RNA-binding protein (previous protein_id=AAZ09518.1): MRLCCLFRCLHSNGFAAHPPTRQPFTLSCPLSALPHTKELSSSANAKPNMLPGRGRGSFQSRRGGRHAGGGNHGRGGAAAATRKSAPARVKRSVVPAFPVVSCGGEPAQSTTTSARLASLQRTQQRQEPQGRRSTPDDGGDDAPPVAVSARRGPAAAAEEESRGFIPPGSLKQQRGRGRGVDRGGHGRGDGRGGARGRGGFRGGASASSASAFSSRGRGRGGSLYSPRRGGHDSSASHHDEEEHDSDEEAGLDSNAAKCGPRKNVITTVTASGTELPKKLNTKVFVDGLPYTYAAEPGKPTLEEEVLQFASAWKVGKPLRLIKKPGQGFGFLVLQSPNSVSTAVRVLNGRKFLGRTLRVEEPKPKDLEKMKDIGGMKDMGKDSFTRQVLLTDLAKVAQPEIIREILRDVAPQLEKKLEAIKMTSQNRKAFLTFATEAEVTPAITFLDGFHLLGRRVSATKAAAPGSLPYSHGATRTSRAAGGPAGRSTAAASPAASGSAAAEADDEEELTVMPLGLEPAKVASAAIRRCARAENASASATSAGSNVTGRTEKYNLLDDGPKDIYVGNVGEDVTEAMLRQHFAPCGAIRKCEILVHPETHLSTGIAHVEFALPAYAAYAQERYHGSRLRGCVLRVDRGETASAPLVAELPPEEAEEDYDEDAYMERYGVKDKRKYFKGTSVAAEMGADPNADDDDDGSDIEDALTGRAKNASSKKNGKRERVDAKAAAREPAAAAKRQRTEAPVSRAKTVAAAVAANDSDDDDDEEHFFDADTVAVAGAGVSSHASGKRTVQKIAADKGRSGKCNHKKAKKR; the protein is encoded by the coding sequence ATGCGCCTCTGCTGTTTATTCCGTTGCCTGCACTCGAATGGGTTCGCAGCCCATCCTCCCACCCGTCAGCCTTTCACTCTCTCTTGCCCCCTCTCTGCACTGCCGCATACCAAAGAACTCAGCTCATCAGCAAACGCCAAGCCGAACATGCTGCCTGGAAGAGGCCGGGGCAGCTTTCAAagccgccgtggcggtcGCCATGCTGGTGGCGGCAACCATgggcgtggcggtgctgcagcggcaactCGCAAATCCGCCCCTGCGCGAGTGAAGCGCTCTGTAGTGCCCGCCTTCCCAGTTGTATCTTGCGGCGGTGAGCCTGCTCAATCGACGACCACGTCTGCGCGTCTTGCTTCGCTCCAGcggacgcagcagcggcaagagcCGCAAggcaggcgcagcacgcccgacgacggcggcgacgatgccccaccggtggcggtgagcgCGCGTCGCgggccggcggcagcggccgaggAAGAGAGCCGCGGCTTCATTCCACCTGGGTCGCTGAaacagcagcgcggccgcgggCGCGGCGTGGATCGTGGAGGCCACGGACGAGGTGACgggcgtggcggtgctcgaggacgcggcggcttccgcggtggcgcctctgcgtcgtccgcctccgccttctcgtcTCGCGGCCGCGGGCGCGGCGGCTCCCTGTATTCCCCGCGccgcggtgggcatgacagCAGTGCCTCTCACCATGACGAGGAAGAGCACGAtagcgacgaggaggcgggccTCGACTCGAACGCAGCTAAGTGTGGCCCCCGCAAAAACGTCATCACCACCGTAACTGCCAGCGGCACGGAGCTTCCGAAGAAGCTCAACACGAAGGTCTTCGTTGATGGCCTGCCGTACACGTACGCCGCCGAGCCTGGGAAGCccacgctggaggaggaggtgctaCAGTTCGCGTCAGCGTGGAAGGTTGGCAAGCCGCTGCGTCTCATTAAGAAGCCTGGGCAGGGATTTGGCTTCCTCGTGCTTCAGTCTCCCAACAGCGTCTCCACCGCCGTGCGGGTGCTGAATGGTCGCAAGTTCCTCGGCCGCACCCTCCGCGTCGAGGAGCCGAAGCCAAAGGACTTGGAAAAGATGAAGGACATTGGTGGGATGAAGGACATGGGAAAGGACAGCTTCACGCGACAGGTGCTGCTCACAGACTTGGCCAAGGTGGCGCAGCCAGAGATCATCCGCGAGATACTGCGCGACGTTGCCCcgcagctggagaagaagctGGAGGCGATCAAAATGACCTCGCAGAACCGTAAAGCCTTCTTGACCTTCGCGACGGAGGCTGAGGTGACGCCGGCCATTACCTTCCTCGACGGGTTTCACCTCCTTGGGCGGCGTGTCAGCGCTacaaaggcggcggcgccaggcTCGCTGCCCTACTCACACGGTGCCACCAGGACGTCACGCGCGGCTGGCGGCCCTGCTGGGAGGAgcaccgcggctgcctcgcccGCAGCCAGCGGGTCTGCGGCTGCAGAGGctgatgacgaggaggagctcaccGTCATGCCGCTCGGCTTGGAGCCGGCCAAGGTGGCCTCTGCCGCGATCCGTCGTTGCGCACGTGCCGAAAATGCGTCAGCTTCTGCCACCAGCGCGGGCAGTAACGTCACGGGGCGGACGGAGAAGTACAACCTCCTCGACGACGGCCCCAAAGATATCTATGTGGGGAACGTTGGCGAGGATGTGACGGAGGCGATGCTTCGGCAGCACTTCGCGCCGTGCGGGGCAATCCGCAAGTGCGAGATCCTCGTGCACCCAGAGACGCACCTATCCACTGGTATTGCCCACGTCGAGTTTGCGCTGCCAGCCTACGCTGCATATGCGCAGGAGCGCTATCACGGCTCTCGtctgcgcggctgcgtcctTCGCGTGGATCGCGGCGAGACGGCAAGTGCGCCTCTTGTGGCGGAGCTGCCTCcggaggaggccgaggaggactATGACGAGGATGCTTACATGGAGCGCTACGGCGTGAAGGACAAGAGAAAGTACTTTAAGGGCACGTCGGTCGCGGCCGAGATGGGCGCCGACCCGAacgccgacgacgatgacgacggcagcgacatcGAGGACGCGCTTACGGGACGCGCCAAGAACGCCTCGAGCAAGAAGAATGGCAAGCGCGAGCGTGTGGATgccaaggcggcggcgcgggagccggcagcggcagcgaagcgccagcgcaccGAGGCCCCGGTATCAAGGGCCAAGACAGTCGCAGCCGCGGTGGCTGccaacgacagcgacgacgatgacgacgaagAGCACTTCTTCGATGCGGATACCGTTGCGGTTGCAGGTGCTGGAGTCTCGTCTCACGCCTCGGGCAAGAGGACGGTGCAAAAGATCGCTGCTGACAAGGGGCGATCTGGCAAATGCAACCAtaagaaggcgaagaagcggtga
- a CDS encoding conserved hypothetical protein (previous protein_id=AAZ09519.1) encodes MLLRASASSTLRTRGASCCSGACTGLYGSGSLTVQQRFIEYWGSGVTGRTQPYAQGDMIPRVDNMRYPVNKATSAAASLTGNQSSIAYDTSSIFQVEGFSPLEKEHYQSLRGSTRHKVESLPPHIGKDVMVLLKNMSEEGLLEEHWWARVVKDFPSMKTPCTAEFKSAWEKFYTEASGVADDNEAVKAISRPFLQTQMQKNYIAYAMVWRVAERLCEAFDAVPHVTVYERRGGRLVVERVTKLMLDTIADEPWAHQETTSPLHVDISNFRAWHEAGYW; translated from the coding sequence ATGCTGCTTCGAGCGAGTGCCTCTAGCACTCTGCGCACCCgcggcgccagctgctgtAGTGGGGCCTGCACGGGCCTCTACGGCTCTGGCTCTCtgacggtgcagcagcgcttcatCGAGTACTGGGGCTCGGGTGTGACGGGTCGCACGCAGCCGTATGCGCAGGGTGACATGATTCCGCGCGTCGACAACATGCGCTACCCGGTCAACAAGGCCACGAGTGCAGCCGCGAGTCTCACCGGTAACCAGTCCTCCATCGCCTACGACACCTCCAGCATCTTCCAGGTGGAGGGCTTCAGCCCACTAGAGAAGGAACACTACCAGTCACTGCGAGGCTCTACAAGGCACAAGGTggagtcgctgccgcctcaTATCGGCAAGGATGTGATGGTGTTGCTGAAGAACATGTCGGAGGAGGGCTTGCTGGAGGAGCACTGGTGGGCCCGCGTGGTGAAGGACTTTCCGTCGATGAAGACGCCGTGCACGGCCGAGTTCAAGAGTGCGTGGGAGAAGTTCTACACAGAGGCgagcggcgtggcggacgACAACGAGGCTGTGAAAGCGATTAGCAGGCCCTTCTTGCAGACACAGATGCAGAAGAACTACATCGCATACGCGATGGTGTGGCGCGTGGCTGAGCGACTGTGCGAGGCCTTTGACGCGGTACCGCATGTGACCGTGTACGAGagacgcggcggccgcctggTGGTGGAGCGGGTGACAAAACTGATGCTTGACACGATAGCTGACGAACCGTGGGCACATCAGGAGACCACGAGCCCACTGCACGTCGACATCTCCAATTTCCGTGCCTGGCATGAGGCCGGCTACTGGTAG
- a CDS encoding conserved hypothetical protein (previous protein_id=AAZ09520.1), producing MTSSLATASALITGASPADASFYSLPYVSALRHCTASAYGPTLKSVVSSTAATSLYGDGLAECVVRCRLETEREATECLTAILLQELPQTETCGRRRRNPSATLDVTGAEREGFSAASHPAGVALHRSTTGASRASSRTSSARALRRLSVKEHNGVSSAPAASLAEPSAKENEAAATPFLGAAAARALCCDASALLLLRIGLCRALGWPAPVKLQLKGDGGDEAGCDEDGSAKNGSGACGLPTQLADALLSRSSYPNLLRSQRVTEPGGVSEATTNIERKSAHMFMHMTDTDLRNSTILEWVEDVLVFAHYQGFTAVQTQCVLLDSLLVLDVVDGHLVDSTDAAGHVPLEQRVTDALQQVLCAQTCLTVTRTVDTVCRYQPVTIKVPDPAQLDEIAEKQRKTTSQKALAALEAAKQSIPLISQTAMRNVEVEVEKDVTLRAVFTMPEAAAIAEYITRSVVTHKRLWGVLLAPVTEEQLPAQPTPAAAAAAPDGLHRPVVHHDICVSIENVPSIYLPPLSVFRSEALQAVVDAQRRLYEDCKAERTLQFSTDWQEPLLAIAAQELSERWVLQEAVAQVVAEDRAAALTLQQCARVERAYGLRLEDVMEFNPHVVRGAPFTASEPPAVAAAPLCARASSNKLKKNGPGGSIPSTAAAPVLSTDAAASVVLPADATFRIAEVEVRVDRIAAAVEGMDDAGAASSGASQRVGSRKR from the coding sequence ATGACATCCTCGCTTGCGACCGCATCTGCCCTCATCACGGGGGCCTCTCCAGCAGATGCTTCTTTTTATTCCCTCCCCTACGTCTCGGCTCTGCGGCactgcaccgcctctgcgtaTGGCCCCACGCTCAAGTCTGTGGTATCCTCGACCGCGGCGACAAGCCTGTACGGTGACGGCCTCGCCGAATGTGTCGTGCGGTGCCGACTGGAGACGGAGCGTGAGGCGACGGAGTGCCTCACAGCCATCCTCTTGCAAGAGCTGCCGCAGACAGAAACGTGTGGGCGACGGAGACGAAATCCATCTGCTACGCTGGACGTGACAGGCGCCGAGCGAGAGGGTTTCAGCGCTGCCAGCCATCCCGCTGGGGTGGCGTTGCATCGAAGTACAACCGGGGCGAGTCGGGCAAGCAGCAGGACCTCTTCGGCAAGGGCTTTGCGTCGTTTGAGCGTGAAGGAGCACAATGGGGTATCCTCGGCTCCTGCCGCCTCGTTAGCCGAGCCGTCCGCGAAAGAAaacgaggcggccgcgacgccgtttctcggtgccgctgctgcgcgcgcgctttgCTGCGACGCGTCGGCGCTACTCCTTCTTCGCATCGGCCTGTGCCGCGCGCTCGGTTGGCCCGCACCCGTCAAGCTGCAGCTGAAAGGCGACGGCGGGGATGAGGCGGGCTGCGACGAGGACGGGTCGGCCAAGAACGGCAGCGGAGCGTGCGGTCTGCCAACGCAGCTTGCAGACGCACTGCTCTCGCGGTCCAGCTACCCGAACCTCCTCAGGAGCCAGCGCGTGACCGAGCCGGGCGGTGTTTCGGAAGCCACGACAAACATAGAGAGGAAGAGCGCGCACATGTTCATGCACATGACCGACACGGATCTCCGAAATAGCACCATTTTAGAATGGGTGGAGGACGTACTCGTTTTCGCGCACTATCAAGGCTTCACGGCGGTGCAGACGCAGTGTGTGCTGCTCGACAGCCTCCTCGTTCTCGACGTGGTGGACGGGCATCTGGTAGACTCGACCGACGCCGCTGGTCACGTGCCGTTGGAGCAGCGAGTGACGGACGCGCTTCAGCAGGTCTTGTGCGCTCAAACCTGCCTGACGGTGACACGCACGGTCGACACGGTGTGCCGCTATCAGCCGGTCACCATCAAGGTGCCAGATCCGGCGCAACTCGACGAGATCGCtgagaagcagcgcaagaCTACCTCGCAGAAGGCGTTAGCAGCCCTCGAGGCAGCGAAGCAGAGCATCCCCCTCATCTCGCAGACAGCGATGCGAAatgtggaggtggaggtggagaaggatgTCACGCTGCGCGCGGTCTTCACGATGCcggaggcagcggccatTGCCGAGTACATCACCCGCTCCGTTGTTACGCACAAGCGGCTGTGGGGCGTACTACTGGCACCGGTGACGGAagagcagctgccggcgcagccgaccccggcggcagcggcagcagcgccagacGGGCTACACCGCCCTGTTGTCCACCACGACATCTGTGTCTCTATAGAAAACGTTCCCTCCATTTACTTGCCACCACTATCGGTCTTCCGCTCGGAGGCGCTGCAAGCCGTGGTggatgcgcagcggcgcctctaCGAGGACTGCAAGGCCGAGCGTACACTGCAATTCTCAACGGACTGGCAAGAGCCGCTACTGGCCATCGCTGCGCAGGAGCTTAGCGAACGGTGGGTGCTGCAAGAGGCCGTGGCGCAGGTGGTTGCGGAGGACAGAGCTGCGGCGCTGACgttgcagcagtgcgctCGCGTAGAGCGCGCCTACGGGCTTCGACTAGAGGATGTGATGGAGTTCAACCCCCACGTGGTGCGCGGCGCGCCTTTCACCGCGTCCGAGCCACCCGCGGtagccgccgcgcctctgtgtgcgcgcgccagcagcaacaaACTGAAGAAGAACGGCCCAGGTGGGTCGATCCCGTCGACGGCTGCCGCTCCCGTTCTTTccaccgacgctgccgcctccgttgTGCTGCCGGCAGACGCCACCTTCAGGATcgccgaggtggaggtgcGAGTGGATCGCattgctgccgccgtcgaggGGATggacgacgccggcgccgcctcctccggtGCCTCGCAGCGTGTGGGAAGCCGCAAGCGCTAG
- a CDS encoding conserved hypothetical protein (previous protein_id=AAZ09521.1), whose amino-acid sequence MKSAIAPPTLSFRRKTITETASAAHGCLLVYPVSKKSKQRVAVGDSTGLFKVFSVGKRLEPVVAFETPETVAQTGEGGAAKEKKAITAATLFSDQLFYIQGSVLHAYSRKGKPFFTVDTNVTERVHSLAIETPFIFLAGDFMVTTMSERKELGFFLAPDRVNDMCVYVVPSAVMRGGERQLVDYVSCLACNDRVLRLVQANKLVEEVSCEAALTAVVYHSVQRLLFYGTQSGSIGVMAVADNGGVHKVGAHMPDGPRGTISSLGFADVNADGQDELLVGYDDGTVCVMVVHLSRSVSITGIDAVQLTLVWTGGVGERVMSVAGGIITHTAAQPDVLVHTFSGQVIAFTLDTDEPREDTQAAAAEAAARQAALIAKQQDTQGEIEQLRALIAQRTRELSEAPVLRKAEEAPVLTVSAGFKMSVTLTPVEAMPMLSLVVSADASLDGMLVQCNAALTFVSTDNAAVRTRAVGGGAASTPPSSQSATAAVGSPTIIATVTPVQRGSKRLEVHMWVDEGMADTLRATVYSAQAPRTAQIKYVPLCALPLYERVPSVDTSVLSGDVVQSMSRLIVLGAFQVQDARMWLRQLVPGMADVPRLAEEQQRFVFTSRFLDSVLTVDIEDDQDGDKGSRAIFACNSLVTLATVKRHIVQVCAERGLNINTREHILCQTVHHQLQQLYPLMSSMSSSQRRWQLLQGLRELQGPETNLDFLPNLFQEVLASAEEVQAEAEAEAQQEGYLKRAVAALYRSFVYFKGHAPLFSEAIRVQLEAASCGLSFNPAALEKIMYPGDTTLQEAAAVEVAAMSTAALASMKPAAYVPLTATTIAHVAGSADAECPALADSSQAPSHIASSPSLSY is encoded by the coding sequence ATGAAATCTGCAATAGCGCCTCCGACGCTGTCCTTTAGGCGCAAGACCATCACCGAAactgcctccgccgcgcaTGGGTGCCTTCTCGTCTACCCGGTGAGCAAGAAGTCGAAGCAGCGCGTTGCCGTGGGAGACAGCACGGGCCTCTTCAAGGTCTTCTCCGTCGGCAAGCGGCTGGAGCCGGTGGTTGCCTTCGAGACGCCGGAGACCGTTGCGCAGacgggcgagggcggcgcggcaaaggagaagaaggcCATCACTGCTGCCACGCTCTTCTCGGACCAACTCTTCTACATCCAGGGCAGCGTCCTGCACGCGTACTCGCGCAAGGGTAAGCCCTTCTTTACCGTGGACACCAATGTCACGGAGAGGGTGCACTCGCTAGCCATCGAAACGCCCTTCATCTTCTTAGCAGGTGACTTCATGGTCACCACGATGAGTGAGAGAAAGGAGCTCGGGTTCTTCTTGGCTCCCGATCGCGTGAACGacatgtgtgtgtacgtaGTCCCTAGCGCCGtgatgcgcggcggcgagcgtcAGCTGGTCGACTACGTGAGCTGCCTGGCATGCAATGATCGCGTGCTGCGGTTGGTGCAGGCGAACAAACTCGTGGAGGAGGTCAGCTGCGAGGCTGCCCTCACCGCCGTGGTCTACCACAGCGTTCAGCGGCTGCTGTTCTACGGAACGCAGTCGGGCTCCATCGGCGTCATGGCCGTGGCGGACAACGGAGGCGTGCACAAGGTAGGCGCCCACATGCCGGACGGCCCCAGGGGCACCATCAGCAGCCTCGGTTTTGCGGATGTGAATGCGGATGGGCAAGATGAACTCCTTGTCGGGTACGACGACGGCACCGTGTGCGTCATGGTCGTGCACCTGAGTCGTTCTGTGAGCATCACCGGCATAGACGCCGTGCAGCTCACCCTGGTGTGGACAGGAGGTGTCGGGGAGCGGGTGATGAGCGTCGCTGGCGGCATCATCACACAtacggcagcgcagccagACGTCCTCGTGCACACGTTCAGTGGGCAGGTGATCGCTTTCACTTTGGATACCGATGAACCCAGGGAGGATACCcaggcagccgcggccgaggcggcggcgaggcaggcAGCGCTCATTGCAAAGCAGCAGGATACACAGGGCGAAAttgagcagctgcgggcACTCATTGCGCAGCGCACCAGAGAGCTGAGTGAGGCCCCAGTGCTGcggaaggcggaggaggcgccggtgctgaCGGTGAGCGCCGGCTTCAAAATGTCCGTCACCCTCACACCAGTGGAAGCGATGCCGATGCTATCGCTGGTGGTGTCCGCCGATGCCTCGCTGGACGGCATGTTGGTCCAGTGCAACGCAGCGCTGACCTTTGTGTCCACTGACAACGCCGCGGTGAGGACGCGGGCGGTGGGTGGCGGGGCCGCGTCGACGCCTCCGTCCTCACagagcgccaccgcggcggtaGGGTCGCCTACCATCATCGCCACTGTCACACCTGTGCAGCGAGGCAGCAAGCGCCTGGAGGTGCACATGTGGGTGGACGAAGGCATGGCCGACACCCTCCGCGCCACCGTCTACAGCGCGCAGGCTCCACGAACAGCGCAGATCAAGTATGTTCCCCTCTGCGCTCTTCCCTTGTACGAGCGCGTGCCGAGTGTAGATACGTCGGTGCTGTCAGGCGACGTGGTGCAGTCTATGTCGCGCTTGATCGTGCTGGGGGCCTTCCAAGTGCAAGATGCTCGAATGTGGCTGAGGCAGCTTGTGCCCGGCATGGCGGACGTTCCGCGCCTcgcagaggagcagcagcgctttGTTTTCACAAGCCGCTTCTTGGACTCGGTCCTGACGGTCGACATCGAGGACGACCAGGATGGCGACAAGGGCAGCCGTGCCATCTTCGCCTGCAACTCTCTCGTCACACTTGCCACCGTCAAGCGACACAttgtgcaggtgtgcgcgGAGCGCGGCCTCAACATCAACACCCGGGAGCACATTCTCTGCCAAACAGTGCACCACCAGCTACAGCAGCTGTACCCACTCATGTCGAGCATGTCGAGCAGCCAACGGCGCTGGCAGCTTCTGCAGGGACTGCGTGAGCTGCAGGGGCCCGAGACCAATCTGGACTTCCTTCCTAACCTCTTCCAGGAGGTGCTGGCGtccgcggaggaggtgcaggcggaggcggaagcggaggcgcagcaggagggcTACCTGAAGCgggccgtcgccgccctgTACCGCAGCTTTGTTTACTTCAAGGGCCACGCTCCTCTCTTCAGTGAGGCCATTCGGGTGCAGCTCGAGGCAGCATCGTGTGGCTTGAGCTTCAACCCCGCCGCGCTCGAGAAGATTATGTATCCAGGTGAcacgacgctgcaggaggcggcagctGTAGAGGTGGCTGCCATGTCCACGGCCGCACTTGCCTCCATGAAGCCAGCGGCGTATGTGCCGCTGACTGCCACGACGATCGCTCACGTCGCCGGAAGCGCTGACGCTGAATGTCCGGCGCTAGCCGACTCCTCGCAGGCTCCAAGCCACATCGCATCTTCGCCCTCTCTGAGTTACTGA
- a CDS encoding conserved hypothetical protein (previous protein_id=AAZ09522.1) — translation MLHRSLACFAVPADRKAFMELVKTLRYRTEAPISDCSAALKETDGDMDAAMQVLRKRGAARAMKKGDRVTEHGFVVSCVGSTPQSGAAIVTICSETDFAARNEHFQRVCMQVRDQLCKLMDATNGAVLANPEEAVKHLSDVMAEELRVAIAVLGENMRVRSIAPLVPAPHVSERLLIGSYTHGSLNVDNVGRIVGLVALSQVRENEVVPKDVLTSVGRHFVATSGAEGNYAHQNFFGSETETVGKWLKQRGLKFSSSLVQEFGKEPVVHTAPEPHR, via the coding sequence ATGCTGCACCGCTCTCTCGCCTGCTTTGCCGTGCCGGCGGACAGGAAGGCGTTCATGGAACTCGTCAAGACCCTTCGGTACCGTACCGAGGCCCCCATATCGGACTGCAGCGCGGCTCTCAAGGAAACCGACGGGGACATGGATGCGGCTATGCAAGTGCTGCGcaagcgcggcgccgctcggGCAATGAAGAAGGGCGATCGCGTGACGGAACACGGCTTTGTTGTGAGCTGTGTGGGATCGACCCCACAAAGCGGAGCGGCCATCGTAACAATATGTAGCGAGACGGACTTTGCGGCCCGCAATGAGCACTTCCAAAGGGTATGCATGCAGGTACGTGACCAGCTGTGCAAGCTCATGGACGCCACGAACGGTGCTGTTCTCGCAAACCCGGAGGAGGCTGTCAAGCATCTGAGCGACGTCATggcagaggagctgcgcgtggCTATCGCAGTGCTCGGTGAAAACATGCGAGTGCGCAGCATCGCCCCACTCGTACCTGCACCGCATGTGTCTGAGCGTCTTCTCATTGGGAGCTACACGCATGGCTCCTTGAATGTCGATAACGTCGGCCGCATCGTGGGGCTCGTGGCGTTGAGTCAAGTGCGGGAGAACGAGGTGGTACCGAAGGATGTGCTGACGTCTGTCGGTCGCCATTTCGTGGCCACCTCCGGTGCCGAGGGCAACTACGCTCACCAGAACTTCTTTGGTAGTGAGACGGAGACGGTGGGCAAGTGGCTGAAGCAGCGCGGCCTCAagttcagcagcagcctcgtGCAGGAGTTTGGGAAGGAGCCGGTTGTGCACACGGCACCTGAGCCGCACAGGtag
- a CDS encoding conserved hypothetical protein (previous protein_id=AAZ09523.1): MLARTSSPGGARPGSRRHNNANALVHNPLNFSVQDRRLNTRLLKETQRRKAQLLGMTRHDVARQLHRYTVPPSSIMDQGHRGGPSIGKSASHTNLATGGGKSTSRTGADAASAVSFPLGIHSEAGESSSSSRDSYSRLQEQYAQRLQKKKDTVNYSLNSPTSPGEDDERTDSVPPVPPTASYEEWLSAGCPTGSWSVLLQEEVYAPLEAERAFLIAKYNPEERLQS; this comes from the coding sequence ATGCTGGCGCGGACTTCATCGCCTGGGGGCGCACGTCCAGGCAGCCGCAGGCACAACAACGCAAACGCCCTCGTCCACAATCCCCTTAACTTCAGCGTGCAGGACCGCCGGTTGAACACACGACTGCTGAAAgagacgcagcgccgcaaggCACAGCTGCTTGGAATGACGCGGCACGATGTTGCGCGTCAGCTGCACCGGTACACCGTGCCGCCGTCCTCAATCATGGACCAGGGGCACCGCGGTGGGCCCAGCATCGGGAAGAGCGCATCGCATACCAACTTAGCCACCGGCGGTGGAAAGTCAACGTCTCGGACTGGCGCGGATGCGGCCAGTGCTGTCAGTTTCCCTTTGGGCATCCACTCAGAAGCAGGTGAGTCCTCGTCTTCCAGCAGAGACTCCTACTCACGCTTGCAGGAGCAGTACGCCCAACGCTtacagaaaaagaaggacACGGTGAACTACTCGCTGAACTCGCCCACTTCACccggcgaagacgacgagcGGACTGACTCagtgccgccggtgccgccaaCGGCGTCGTACGAGGAATGGCTCTCAGCTGGTTGTCCGACGGGGTCGTGGTCTGTTTTGTTGCAGGAGGAGGTTTACGCGCCATTGGAGGCGGAGCGAGCCTTTCTAATAGCCAAGTACAACCCCGAGGAGAGGCTTCAGTCGTAG